A portion of the Verrucomicrobiota bacterium genome contains these proteins:
- a CDS encoding DUF1328 domain-containing protein, with protein sequence MLYYAVIFLIVAIVAGVLGFGAIAGTAAWIAKVLFVVFLILFVVALVRGRGRV encoded by the coding sequence ATGCTGTACTACGCAGTGATCTTCCTCATCGTGGCCATCGTTGCCGGCGTCCTCGGGTTCGGCGCCATCGCGGGCACGGCGGCTTGGATCGCCAAAGTCTTGTTCGTCGTTTTCCTGATACTGTTTGTGGTTGCACTGGTGCGCGGCAGGGGGCGGGTGTAG